A genomic region of Catalinimonas niigatensis contains the following coding sequences:
- a CDS encoding M28 family peptidase has product MFRIFCLFLILVISPTILAAQNELAPPAVELRMYDIIENVSSSRLESDIRRLAGFGTRNTFSDTVSNTRGIGAARRWIKAEFDKIAQECGGCLEVFYQQDFVEEGMTARVPKDAWIVNVVAIQKGTVHPNRYIIMSGDIDSRASSAIDYEIDAPGANDNASGMAGAIEAARVLSQYEFPNSIVYVGLSGEEQGLFGGKGLAEYAQRQNWEIMGVLNNDMIGNIEGLDGVVDNRSFRIFSEPVPPTETEDERRFRRFTGGEVDGISRQLARYVHRQTTTYMPMMNPMMIYRLDRFGRGGHHRPFNDLGFAGIRIMEAHENYNRQHQDIRVEDGVEYGDVIEGVNFNYAKKLTAVNAITLAGLAWAPPAPDSVKIGGVVQPSTTLSWQMADDPNLAGYKIYWRETTAPQWQYSRYVGKVDEYTLENIIIDNYYFGVAAVSKDGNESVVSFPQGLIR; this is encoded by the coding sequence ATGTTCAGAATTTTTTGTCTATTCCTGATTTTAGTAATTTCTCCAACCATACTTGCTGCGCAAAATGAATTGGCTCCTCCTGCGGTAGAGCTGCGCATGTACGATATTATAGAAAATGTATCTTCAAGCCGCCTAGAAAGTGATATCCGCCGTCTGGCAGGTTTTGGAACCCGCAACACTTTTTCTGATACAGTATCCAACACCAGAGGAATAGGAGCGGCCCGTCGCTGGATCAAAGCTGAGTTTGACAAGATTGCTCAGGAATGTGGCGGCTGTCTGGAAGTATTTTATCAGCAGGATTTTGTGGAAGAAGGGATGACAGCTCGCGTACCCAAAGATGCCTGGATCGTCAATGTAGTAGCTATACAAAAAGGTACGGTCCATCCTAACCGATACATCATTATGTCGGGAGATATAGATTCGCGGGCTTCCAGTGCAATTGATTATGAAATTGATGCTCCCGGAGCCAATGATAATGCATCGGGTATGGCAGGAGCCATTGAGGCTGCCCGTGTGCTTTCCCAGTATGAGTTTCCCAACAGCATTGTATACGTGGGTTTGTCGGGAGAAGAGCAGGGGCTATTTGGAGGCAAAGGTCTGGCTGAGTATGCGCAGCGCCAAAACTGGGAGATCATGGGAGTGCTCAATAACGATATGATAGGTAATATTGAGGGTTTGGATGGGGTAGTGGACAACCGCAGTTTCCGCATCTTTTCAGAACCTGTACCACCTACCGAAACTGAAGATGAAAGACGTTTTCGTCGCTTTACTGGGGGTGAGGTAGATGGAATTTCCCGCCAACTGGCCCGCTATGTTCATCGACAGACAACAACTTATATGCCTATGATGAACCCTATGATGATTTATCGTTTGGACAGGTTTGGCAGAGGAGGACATCACCGGCCGTTTAACGATTTAGGCTTTGCCGGAATACGCATCATGGAAGCTCACGAAAACTACAACCGGCAGCACCAGGATATCCGCGTGGAGGATGGTGTTGAATATGGCGATGTAATTGAAGGCGTCAATTTTAATTATGCAAAAAAGCTTACTGCGGTCAATGCTATCACGCTGGCAGGACTAGCCTGGGCCCCTCCGGCTCCGGATAGTGTCAAAATTGGTGGTGTGGTACAACCTTCTACCACACTAAGTTGGCAAATGGCTGATGACCCAAATCTGGCCGGATACAAAATCTACTGGCGTGAAACCACAGCTCCGCAATGGCAATACAGCCGCTATGTTGGAAAAGTGGATGAGTACACGCTGGAAAATATCATCATTGACAACTACTATTTTGGAGTTGCTGCAGTAAGTAAAGATGGTAATGAAAGTGTAGTATCATTTCCGCAGGGATTAATTCGCTAA
- a CDS encoding GNAT family N-acetyltransferase has product MKQLSIKYGTIRRLGQNERMPYALLLLADETKEAIHKYIDDAEIYVLEKNSRIIAVYVLQHINQKNAEIKNIAVDESAQGQGIGKSLLRDATKRAKDKGYQHLLIGTANGAIKQLYLYQKEGFEMVSIRMNIFCGQLS; this is encoded by the coding sequence ATGAAGCAATTATCCATCAAATATGGTACAATTAGGCGACTAGGGCAGAATGAGCGAATGCCCTATGCGTTGTTGCTGCTTGCAGACGAGACCAAAGAAGCAATCCACAAATACATTGATGATGCTGAAATCTATGTTTTGGAAAAAAATAGTAGAATCATAGCGGTATACGTACTTCAGCACATAAATCAAAAGAATGCTGAAATCAAAAATATCGCGGTAGATGAAAGCGCGCAGGGGCAGGGAATAGGTAAGTCTCTCTTGAGGGATGCTACCAAAAGAGCAAAAGACAAGGGTTATCAACACCTGCTCATTGGAACAGCTAATGGAGCCATAAAACAACTATACTTGTATCAAAAAGAGGGTTTTGAAATGGTCAGTATCAGGATGAACATTTTTTGTGGACAATTATCCTGA
- a CDS encoding outer membrane beta-barrel protein: protein MEIPVNKAKANQKMYGRGLGMLCFIFFSFTAQSQDLKLTGTLLAEDDQTSLPGATVQLIYLADSAHLFTTTNENGLFGFAALKKGDYSLSISYVGYQSVLKHIELESDQEFSQLLLTPKAEMLNEIEIFEKLPDTIQKGDTTEINAQAYKTQPDASAEDLLRKMPGIIMVNGVVQAQGEDVKQVLVDGKPFFGNDPSAALKNLPAEVIAKIQVFEKQSDQSQFTGFDDGQSQKTINIVTQPDKRNGQFGKIYTGYGLNNRYGVGGNINLFNGNRRYSVIGQSNNINVQNFATEDLLGVVGGAGQSKRRGRGSSGGDASNFLVNQQNGISRTHSFGINYSDNWTEKTEVSGSYFFNNSSNSADQSLSREVLLSVDSSLFYDENTLSASRNYNHRFHLKMIHKMDERNSIIYQPNLSYQKNFGSAQSSAANYLEQGNLLNSTLNNHNTDLTGFNFSNDLLYRRRFEKKGRTFSLRVNALLKQQTGENSLLSANALYTQDAIREDSVLIHQSGILDNISNTYAAYLTYTEPVGERFNLQMNYEASRRNSDSEKLTYNFEEHSQSYTQLDSVLSNQFISQYFTQTAGTGIRYHQGKLSLTTKVNFQLAKLSSDQFFPSETSFNRTFQNVLPSAMLQYRKEDGSNFRVAYRTSTSAPDVQDLQNVINNNNPLVLRQGNPALRQQYQHQLNGRFGVAQIEKSSSFFVMLGGSYTQDYVGRSTRITSQDTLLQDDILLRRGAQLIRPVNFKSSWNIRSFMSYGLPVNSLKSNLNFNSSVKFNRNPGMINDQMNYANNVGFGLGWVLSSNKSEQFDFTLSSHSNYNLVQNTLRRELNNNYFNHSSELKLHARTGQGLFAETDVNHQFYTGLSTNFNQNFWLLNLSVGKKIFKHQLGELKLTVFDLLNQNNSISRNVGEAYVEDVQTSVLNRFALLTFTYQLRNFHI, encoded by the coding sequence TTGGAAATTCCAGTAAACAAAGCGAAAGCTAATCAAAAGATGTATGGTAGAGGATTGGGTATGCTCTGTTTCATCTTTTTTTCATTCACCGCCCAAAGCCAGGATCTAAAGCTAACTGGTACACTGCTTGCCGAAGATGATCAGACCTCCTTACCCGGAGCTACGGTCCAGTTAATATATCTGGCAGATTCGGCGCATTTATTTACCACCACCAATGAAAATGGACTGTTTGGGTTTGCTGCGCTCAAGAAGGGGGATTATTCACTGAGCATAAGTTATGTAGGCTATCAGTCTGTCTTAAAACACATTGAATTGGAATCTGATCAGGAGTTTAGTCAACTGCTACTTACTCCAAAAGCTGAAATGCTCAATGAAATAGAGATTTTTGAAAAGTTGCCCGACACTATTCAGAAAGGAGATACTACTGAAATTAATGCTCAGGCTTACAAGACTCAGCCCGACGCCAGTGCAGAAGATCTGCTGAGAAAAATGCCAGGTATCATCATGGTGAATGGCGTGGTACAGGCGCAGGGCGAAGATGTAAAACAAGTGCTGGTAGATGGGAAACCCTTCTTTGGAAATGATCCTTCTGCTGCTCTGAAGAATCTCCCTGCAGAAGTTATTGCCAAAATACAGGTATTTGAAAAACAAAGTGATCAATCTCAGTTTACGGGTTTTGATGATGGACAAAGCCAAAAAACCATCAATATCGTTACTCAGCCAGACAAAAGAAATGGACAGTTTGGGAAAATATACACCGGATACGGGCTGAATAATCGGTATGGAGTAGGGGGAAATATCAACCTATTTAATGGAAATAGACGCTATTCTGTCATTGGTCAATCCAATAATATCAACGTTCAAAATTTTGCTACTGAAGATCTCTTAGGAGTTGTGGGTGGGGCAGGGCAAAGTAAAAGACGGGGTAGAGGTTCATCAGGAGGGGATGCCAGTAATTTTTTGGTAAATCAGCAAAATGGCATAAGCCGAACCCATTCATTTGGGATCAATTATTCTGACAACTGGACCGAGAAGACGGAAGTTAGCGGAAGCTACTTCTTCAACAATAGCAGCAACAGTGCGGATCAATCACTTAGCCGGGAGGTATTGCTTTCGGTAGATTCCAGCCTGTTTTATGATGAAAATACCTTATCAGCAAGTAGAAACTACAATCATCGCTTCCATTTGAAAATGATACATAAGATGGATGAACGCAACTCCATTATTTATCAGCCTAATTTGAGCTATCAGAAAAATTTTGGAAGTGCGCAAAGCAGTGCTGCAAATTACCTTGAGCAGGGAAATTTGCTGAACTCCACATTAAATAATCATAACACTGATCTGACAGGTTTTAATTTTTCTAATGACTTGCTTTACAGGCGTAGATTTGAAAAGAAAGGCAGAACATTCTCACTTAGGGTGAATGCCCTATTAAAGCAGCAGACGGGTGAAAATAGTCTTCTGTCAGCCAATGCTTTATATACCCAGGATGCAATCAGAGAAGATTCAGTGTTAATCCATCAATCAGGGATACTAGACAATATTAGTAATACTTATGCTGCTTATCTTACGTATACCGAACCAGTTGGGGAAAGGTTTAACCTACAGATGAACTATGAGGCTTCCCGAAGAAATAGTGATTCAGAAAAACTGACCTATAATTTTGAAGAGCATAGCCAGTCTTATACACAGTTAGATTCAGTATTATCAAATCAATTTATTTCACAATATTTTACCCAGACCGCTGGTACAGGTATTCGCTATCATCAGGGAAAACTTTCTTTGACGACCAAAGTTAACTTTCAGCTTGCGAAGCTTAGTAGTGATCAGTTTTTTCCCTCTGAAACGAGCTTTAACAGAACTTTTCAAAATGTACTACCCTCGGCTATGCTGCAGTATCGTAAAGAAGATGGTAGTAATTTTAGAGTAGCATACAGAACCAGTACCAGCGCACCGGATGTGCAAGACTTGCAGAATGTCATTAACAACAACAATCCTCTGGTGTTAAGACAGGGTAATCCTGCATTAAGACAGCAGTATCAGCATCAATTGAATGGAAGGTTTGGTGTTGCCCAGATAGAAAAGTCTAGCTCTTTTTTTGTGATGTTGGGTGGAAGTTATACCCAAGATTATGTTGGAAGAAGTACGCGAATCACCTCACAGGATACATTGTTGCAGGATGATATTTTATTAAGGCGGGGCGCTCAGCTTATCCGGCCTGTAAACTTTAAAAGCAGTTGGAATATACGTTCATTTATGAGCTATGGCTTGCCTGTGAATAGCTTAAAAAGTAACCTGAATTTTAATAGCTCGGTAAAATTTAATCGTAATCCTGGGATGATCAATGATCAGATGAATTACGCCAATAATGTAGGTTTTGGTCTTGGATGGGTACTGAGTAGTAATAAAAGCGAGCAATTTGATTTTACACTTTCTTCCCACTCAAATTATAATCTTGTACAAAATACCTTAAGAAGAGAGCTGAACAATAACTATTTCAATCACAGCTCGGAGCTCAAGTTGCATGCGCGTACTGGGCAGGGACTTTTCGCAGAAACAGATGTTAACCATCAGTTTTATACCGGATTATCTACTAATTTCAACCAAAACTTTTGGCTGCTTAATCTCAGCGTGGGTAAGAAAATTTTTAAACATCAACTGGGAGAGCTCAAGCTCACTGTTTTTGATTTGCTCAACCAAAATAACAGCATCAGTAGAAATGTAGGGGAAGCATATGTAGAGGATGTGCAGACCAGTGTGCTCAATAGATTTGCCCTGCTAACGTTTACCTACCAGCTGCGCAACTTTCACATATAG
- a CDS encoding Gfo/Idh/MocA family protein, with protein MSSRRDFLQKISASAISLPILGGTMSIQDFYSQPYQGPMLRVAIMGLGSYGNRVAEAMQSCKKAKITGLISGTPSKIKEWSSKYNIPEKNCYNYETFDRIKDNPDIDAVYVITPNGLHADQSIRVAKAGKHVICEKPMAINAKEGQAMVDACKQANVKLLIGYRMHFEPNTLEVIRMRNEGEFGKVLFFQGLCGFKIGDPTQWRLDKKLAGGGAMMDIGIYAINGSRYMVGEEPVWVTAQETKTDPVKFKEGVDETIQFQFGFPSGAVASCLSTYSMNNLDRFFLNGDKGFAEMQPSTGYGPIKGRTHQGELNKPHVTHQTVQMDEMAGIILEGKKARVPVDGEEGVKDMKIIDTIYKAVKSGKKESLNLT; from the coding sequence ATGAGTTCACGCCGTGATTTTTTACAAAAGATTTCCGCTTCTGCAATTAGCCTACCAATACTAGGCGGAACCATGAGCATTCAGGATTTTTACAGTCAGCCTTATCAGGGCCCGATGCTAAGGGTAGCCATCATGGGTTTAGGCAGCTACGGAAATAGGGTAGCGGAGGCTATGCAATCCTGTAAGAAAGCTAAAATAACCGGACTGATCAGTGGCACTCCTTCAAAAATCAAAGAGTGGAGTAGCAAATACAATATTCCTGAAAAGAACTGTTACAATTACGAGACTTTTGACCGCATCAAAGACAATCCAGACATTGATGCTGTCTATGTGATTACGCCTAACGGATTGCATGCAGATCAGAGCATCCGGGTTGCTAAGGCAGGTAAGCATGTGATTTGTGAAAAGCCAATGGCCATCAATGCCAAAGAAGGACAGGCCATGGTAGATGCCTGCAAACAGGCCAATGTCAAATTGTTGATTGGATACAGAATGCACTTTGAACCAAACACACTGGAAGTCATCCGCATGCGTAATGAAGGAGAGTTTGGCAAAGTTTTGTTTTTTCAGGGATTATGTGGTTTTAAAATCGGTGATCCTACACAATGGCGCCTGGATAAGAAGCTGGCCGGTGGAGGTGCCATGATGGATATTGGTATTTATGCCATCAATGGTTCACGTTATATGGTAGGCGAAGAACCTGTGTGGGTAACAGCCCAGGAAACCAAGACTGATCCGGTAAAATTCAAGGAAGGGGTAGATGAAACCATTCAATTCCAATTCGGTTTCCCCAGCGGTGCTGTAGCCTCCTGCCTATCCACTTATTCAATGAATAACTTAGATCGCTTTTTCCTCAATGGAGATAAAGGATTCGCTGAAATGCAGCCCTCCACCGGTTATGGTCCGATCAAAGGCCGCACGCATCAAGGTGAATTGAACAAGCCTCATGTGACACACCAGACAGTACAGATGGATGAAATGGCAGGTATTATTCTGGAAGGTAAAAAAGCGCGCGTACCCGTGGACGGCGAAGAAGGAGTGAAAGATATGAAAATCATTGACACCATCTATAAAGCTGTGAAATCAGGCAAAAAGGAAAGCTTAAATCTGACTTAG